The proteins below come from a single Methanofastidiosum sp. genomic window:
- a CDS encoding SPASM domain-containing protein has product DNGDKEKVLTEIINKRKEYDQYFRKIVVLQAPEISQLHYEKQNNKELMQIGFTKFDKPGWGRYIEYVGGCSAGRFLLAISNEGTIMPCPFLRMDLGNILDGNLKSIWKNNDALNQMRDRNNWEGKCGDCKYKIICGGCRARAYIKSNNILAEDPSCAYMG; this is encoded by the coding sequence TAGATAACGGCGATAAGGAAAAAGTTCTAACAGAAATCATAAATAAGCGTAAAGAGTATGATCAATATTTTAGAAAAATAGTAGTACTACAAGCTCCAGAAATCTCTCAGCTGCATTATGAAAAACAAAATAATAAAGAGCTCATGCAAATCGGATTCACCAAATTTGATAAACCCGGTTGGGGCAGATACATAGAATATGTTGGAGGATGCTCCGCAGGCAGATTCCTTCTGGCCATATCAAATGAAGGAACAATTATGCCGTGCCCTTTTCTAAGAATGGATTTAGGCAATATTCTAGATGGAAATCTTAAATCAATATGGAAAAATAATGATGCCTTAAACCAAATGAGGGATAGAAATAACTGGGAAGGCAAGTGTGGAGATTGCAAATACAAAATAATATGTGGTGGGTGCCGGGCAAGAGCATACATTAAATCAAACAATATCTTAGCAGAAGATCCATCATGTGCCTATATGGGCTAA
- a CDS encoding cupredoxin domain-containing protein — protein sequence MKKNIYILLIGVLLISVVLAGCSSQKTTTTQEVTINLMAKNMAFDKSTITVPPGAHVKVIFNNQDNAEPHNFAVYETSDAKNSIFVGAIIAGMTSTTYEFNAPTKVGTYFFRCDVHPLMNGQFIVQTGATGSASGSGSGY from the coding sequence ATGAAGAAAAATATTTATATTTTGTTGATAGGAGTATTACTAATTTCAGTAGTCCTTGCAGGCTGTTCGAGTCAAAAAACAACTACTACTCAAGAAGTCACCATCAATCTTATGGCAAAGAACATGGCGTTTGACAAGAGCACAATAACCGTACCTCCAGGAGCACATGTGAAAGTAATATTTAATAATCAGGATAATGCGGAACCCCATAACTTCGCAGTATACGAAACTTCAGATGCAAAAAATTCCATATTCGTTGGAGCAATAATCGCAGGCATGACATCTACCACTTATGAATTTAACGCCCCAACAAAAGTTGGAACATATTTCTTTAGATGCGATGTACACCCTTTAATGAATGGACAATTCATAGTGCAAACTGGAGCGACAGGATCTGCTAGCGGATCTGGATCAGGTTACTAG
- a CDS encoding DUF1801 domain-containing protein, protein MVGSSKEVSEYINNLPEDKKEIVKALREIILSIDPSLNESLKWKQPVYSNKGDICYIFPTGGHVNLGFYRAIELKDPKKLLQGTGKTMRHIKIKSLEQIDKEYFWELVSDAISKDKQ, encoded by the coding sequence ATGGTCGGATCTTCGAAAGAAGTTAGCGAATATATTAACAATCTGCCCGAGGATAAAAAAGAGATTGTAAAAGCGCTTAGAGAGATTATTTTATCTATTGACCCTAGCCTAAATGAATCATTAAAGTGGAAGCAGCCAGTTTATTCGAACAAGGGGGATATATGTTACATTTTTCCTACTGGCGGCCATGTTAATCTAGGATTTTACAGGGCAATAGAGCTTAAAGATCCAAAGAAATTACTTCAAGGAACTGGAAAGACGATGAGACATATCAAGATAAAGTCTTTAGAGCAAATAGATAAAGAATATTTTTGGGAATTGGTATCCGATGCCATTTCCAAAGATAAGCAGTAA
- a CDS encoding putative dsRNA-binding protein encodes MNKETLLGYKFTTDLLEKALVDRSFRTLGDSVLSTVIIEHLIKEGLTDPGDITNKKKIMESRQVLDIISKKCHIDSGEKLEGVIGAIYLEEGFETVKSIIEKEIIPIYGSINIEDYEDYVTKVKEIFDKLKIKRPTYKTVEAKSDNRPAFYSTLMIDGGGITGELCNSKDDAENSAARKALPILEKMYESKLSNKRDSD; translated from the coding sequence ATGAACAAAGAAACTCTCCTTGGGTATAAGTTCACAACTGATTTATTGGAAAAGGCCCTAGTAGATAGGTCATTTCGAACACTAGGGGATTCTGTGTTAAGCACCGTAATAATTGAACATCTAATTAAAGAAGGGTTAACCGATCCAGGCGATATTACAAATAAAAAGAAGATTATGGAAAGTAGACAAGTTCTAGATATTATTTCAAAAAAATGCCACATTGACTCTGGTGAAAAACTAGAAGGAGTAATCGGCGCAATTTACCTAGAAGAAGGATTTGAAACAGTCAAAAGTATTATAGAAAAAGAGATTATCCCAATCTATGGCTCCATTAATATTGAGGATTATGAGGACTACGTCACCAAGGTAAAAGAGATTTTTGATAAGTTAAAGATTAAGCGCCCCACCTATAAGACAGTTGAAGCTAAATCAGATAATAGGCCTGCTTTTTATTCCACACTAATGATAGACGGAGGAGGGATAACAGGGGAGCTCTGCAATAGTAAAGACGATGCAGAGAACAGTGCAGCTAGAAAAGCCCTGCCCATACTAGAAAAGATGTATGAAAGTAAATTATCCAATAAGAGAGATTCAGATTAG
- a CDS encoding LytS/YhcK type 5TM receptor domain-containing protein, which translates to MNPEEILSILSFLIKEVVFMATVMAVIVSSVNQFKEVAIEKKFTYKNQIIMIFIFGLFSILANYSGIKLPSGAIANVRDMGPLVAGLVGGPVIGLGAGLIGGITRYFGDGFTTLPCSIATISAGVIGGLVYKYNKGEFVGIYKAMIIAVLVELCHMGLILILARPFNAALDVVKVITVPMVLSNVLGITIFFLITSNMIKEGQKERKKR; encoded by the coding sequence ATGAATCCTGAAGAAATATTGAGTATCTTATCTTTTTTGATTAAAGAAGTAGTCTTTATGGCCACCGTAATGGCAGTAATCGTAAGTTCTGTCAATCAGTTTAAAGAAGTTGCAATTGAGAAAAAATTTACATACAAGAATCAGATAATAATGATATTTATATTTGGTTTATTTTCCATATTGGCAAATTATTCTGGGATAAAACTTCCTTCTGGCGCTATAGCGAATGTAAGGGACATGGGGCCACTAGTTGCTGGTCTAGTTGGAGGTCCAGTTATAGGACTTGGTGCAGGATTAATTGGAGGTATAACTAGATACTTTGGGGATGGTTTCACTACTCTTCCTTGCTCAATTGCCACAATTTCAGCAGGCGTTATTGGAGGATTGGTCTATAAGTACAATAAGGGAGAATTTGTTGGGATCTATAAAGCTATGATTATTGCAGTTTTAGTAGAATTGTGCCATATGGGGCTCATACTAATTTTGGCAAGACCTTTTAATGCGGCTTTAGATGTTGTTAAAGTGATAACAGTCCCAATGGTACTATCAAATGTTCTAGGGATTACAATATTTTTCCTCATAACTTCTAACATGATTAAGGAAGGGCAAAAGGAAAGGAAAAAGCGCTAA
- a CDS encoding isoprenylcysteine carboxylmethyltransferase family protein, giving the protein MAEKTKLTMVGINALTSPFRWIIVTGIIYFIASGSIDILRAWVYIGVYIVGSLVGGLLLVKKVPELLNQRGKIQEGTNKLDKIVILTYFLFTIVVTPLMAGLDYRFGISTLPFSFLFIGVGLYFLSAIFSTWPMFHNPFFEGTVRIQKDRGHKVIESGPYSIVRHPGYLGMLIGSLPLPFAFGSLLSFAPVCIMICLVFIRTYHEDKVLQSELEGYKKYVQKVKYRLIPLVW; this is encoded by the coding sequence ATGGCTGAAAAAACAAAACTTACTATGGTAGGTATTAACGCACTTACATCACCTTTTCGATGGATAATTGTAACTGGAATTATTTATTTCATTGCCTCTGGCAGTATTGATATATTAAGAGCTTGGGTGTATATCGGCGTTTACATTGTAGGTTCATTAGTAGGTGGCCTTTTATTAGTGAAAAAAGTTCCCGAATTATTAAATCAAAGAGGAAAAATCCAGGAAGGAACAAATAAATTGGATAAGATTGTTATTCTAACATACTTTCTTTTTACTATTGTTGTAACTCCTTTAATGGCAGGATTGGATTATAGATTCGGCATCTCCACATTACCTTTTAGTTTTTTATTTATCGGCGTAGGACTTTATTTCCTATCTGCCATATTTTCAACCTGGCCAATGTTTCATAATCCTTTTTTTGAAGGGACTGTCCGTATTCAGAAGGACAGAGGCCACAAAGTTATTGAAAGTGGCCCATACAGTATTGTGCGGCATCCTGGCTATTTGGGGATGCTAATAGGTTCCCTGCCCTTACCATTTGCATTTGGTTCTCTTCTGAGTTTTGCACCCGTTTGTATCATGATTTGTCTTGTGTTTATCAGGACATATCATGAAGATAAAGTACTTCAGAGTGAACTAGAAGGGTATAAAAAATACGTCCAGAAAGTAAAATACCGTTTAATTCCTTTGGTATGGTGA
- a CDS encoding tetratricopeptide repeat protein, translated as MIGKFCLQCGEEIPRDSVFCPKCGAESQKTGQVKTDLPKEESRGQETKPIGNKINGKIIFLVIGLIALVGIAAFVLSSLSPGTVTYDNEPQNSEGASNTISAMDYYNEGVSLYDQGRYSEAIIKFDRSLEIDPTNKEAWLYKGLSLDDLGRYPEALICYDKAIAIDPYYVIPWYNKGIILGNQGRYLDSITCFDRVIAIDPKDGGAWYNKGIALELLGRNTEAEACFNKAKELGYTG; from the coding sequence ATGATAGGAAAGTTTTGTTTGCAATGCGGGGAGGAAATACCAAGAGATTCTGTTTTTTGCCCGAAATGTGGGGCGGAATCTCAAAAAACTGGACAAGTAAAAACTGATCTACCGAAAGAAGAATCAAGGGGACAAGAAACTAAACCCATAGGCAATAAGATTAATGGAAAGATCATATTTCTAGTCATTGGACTTATAGCTTTAGTTGGGATAGCTGCATTTGTATTATCTTCGCTTTCTCCCGGAACTGTAACTTATGATAACGAGCCACAAAATTCTGAGGGGGCCAGCAATACAATAAGTGCAATGGATTACTACAATGAAGGCGTATCCCTCTATGATCAAGGGAGGTATAGCGAAGCCATAATCAAATTTGATAGGTCTTTAGAGATAGACCCAACAAATAAGGAAGCTTGGCTTTACAAAGGCCTTTCACTTGACGATCTTGGGCGATATCCTGAAGCTTTAATCTGTTATGACAAGGCAATTGCTATAGACCCTTACTATGTTATTCCCTGGTATAACAAAGGGATAATACTGGGAAACCAAGGCAGATATTTAGATTCCATCACTTGCTTTGACAGAGTTATAGCTATTGATCCAAAAGATGGCGGTGCATGGTACAATAAAGGAATTGCACTTGAATTACTAGGTAGGAATACAGAAGCCGAAGCGTGTTTCAACAAAGCAAAAGAGCTTGGATATACTGGATAA
- a CDS encoding tetratricopeptide repeat protein, producing the protein MNKRILGVSLVIALLTVTLGCTTDTQSQVEETAKSDTTADTKSETEVEEKVENDPKDAQKYYSESFTLYNQGKYLEALEKFDKASEIDPNFADAWYNKGVTLGTLGRYPEAIESYDRVIAIDPNHVKAWWNKGVILNKLGRYEESQACFNKAKELDPSLEDIET; encoded by the coding sequence ATGAATAAAAGAATATTAGGTGTATCGTTGGTAATTGCCTTACTAACTGTTACTCTTGGGTGTACAACAGACACTCAATCCCAAGTCGAAGAAACAGCAAAATCTGATACTACGGCCGATACTAAATCTGAAACCGAAGTCGAAGAAAAAGTAGAAAATGACCCCAAAGATGCCCAAAAATATTACAGTGAAAGTTTCACACTATACAATCAGGGAAAGTATCTTGAAGCCCTAGAAAAGTTTGACAAAGCTTCAGAAATTGATCCGAATTTTGCTGATGCTTGGTATAATAAGGGGGTTACACTCGGAACTCTTGGAAGATACCCCGAAGCAATAGAAAGCTACGACAGGGTCATAGCTATAGATCCAAATCATGTTAAAGCATGGTGGAATAAAGGAGTTATTCTCAATAAGCTTGGAAGATATGAAGAATCGCAAGCATGCTTTAACAAGGCCAAAGAGCTAGACCCCAGTTTAGAAGATATAGAAACTTAA
- a CDS encoding DUF3795 domain-containing protein, which translates to MKAESITSKLIAPCGMNCGICMAYLRVKNHCPGCNGPDTNKPSSCIRCIIKNCETIKKTKFCFKCDKYPCTRLKNLDKRYRTKYGMSMIENLENIKRLGIRQFVKNERVRWTCSKCGGTINVHRWKCFDCGVKR; encoded by the coding sequence ATGAAAGCAGAGTCAATCACTTCTAAGCTGATTGCCCCGTGCGGAATGAACTGTGGGATATGCATGGCTTATCTCCGGGTTAAAAATCATTGCCCAGGGTGCAATGGGCCTGATACAAACAAGCCATCAAGCTGTATTAGGTGTATCATCAAAAACTGCGAAACTATAAAGAAGACAAAATTCTGTTTTAAATGTGATAAATATCCATGCACCAGACTTAAAAATCTTGATAAAAGATACAGGACTAAATACGGAATGAGCATGATTGAGAATCTTGAGAATATTAAAAGACTTGGGATAAGGCAATTTGTTAAAAATGAAAGAGTGCGATGGACTTGTTCAAAATGTGGCGGCACTATAAATGTTCACAGGTGGAAATGTTTTGATTGTGGGGTAAAACGATAG
- a CDS encoding OFA family MFS transporter yields MNKNASSGEPPGGRWTIVIVGIILQLCLGSIYAYGVLRNPLLDHFKSKGLNPTAMDMTWPFIVFLAFFALFMPLAGPYIRKMGPTRVCMAGGVLCGIGWLAASFATSPLMLIPLYGIIGGIGVGIAYGAPITTSAQWFPDKCGLAVGLTVLGFGFSSAIITYATRFLLGSGWGIMNILQMFGIVFIVISIVMSMMLRFPPTGWKPACMAATTSAATKVEFMRNQMSKTSTFKGLWVCYTIGTLAGLTAIGIAGPVGKEVFANAGMSTDLANNLIFALILPFAICNGAARPIFGALTDKLTPKNTAILSYGLIIVACLVMYTGYSSVWAYIICFCLLWGCLGGWLAIAPTATASYFGMKDNAKNYGLVYTAYGAGAIIGGIVSAQAKDILGAFQPFFLIVAGLSVIGIFIAFALMKPPVAKHA; encoded by the coding sequence ATGAATAAAAATGCATCTTCAGGAGAGCCACCCGGTGGGCGGTGGACTATTGTAATTGTAGGCATTATATTACAGTTGTGTCTAGGATCAATTTATGCTTATGGAGTTTTAAGAAATCCGTTACTTGATCATTTCAAGTCAAAGGGACTTAATCCCACGGCAATGGACATGACTTGGCCGTTTATCGTATTCTTGGCATTTTTTGCCTTATTTATGCCATTGGCAGGCCCATACATTCGGAAAATGGGGCCAACTAGAGTATGCATGGCTGGCGGAGTACTTTGTGGAATAGGGTGGCTTGCAGCTTCCTTTGCCACATCACCTTTGATGCTTATCCCGTTATATGGAATTATAGGGGGTATAGGTGTTGGTATTGCCTATGGGGCACCAATAACTACTTCTGCCCAATGGTTCCCAGATAAATGCGGTCTTGCTGTTGGATTGACAGTCTTAGGATTTGGATTTTCCTCTGCTATCATTACCTATGCAACTAGATTCCTTTTAGGAAGTGGTTGGGGAATCATGAACATTCTGCAGATGTTTGGTATTGTCTTCATTGTCATCAGTATCGTAATGTCCATGATGCTTAGATTTCCACCAACAGGATGGAAACCAGCATGTATGGCTGCGACTACAAGTGCAGCTACTAAAGTTGAGTTCATGAGAAATCAGATGTCCAAGACTTCAACTTTCAAAGGGTTATGGGTTTGTTACACAATCGGAACACTAGCTGGACTAACTGCTATTGGAATTGCCGGGCCCGTGGGAAAAGAAGTGTTTGCCAATGCAGGCATGAGTACAGATTTAGCAAATAATCTCATATTTGCCCTGATTTTACCTTTTGCCATCTGTAACGGTGCAGCTAGGCCGATTTTTGGAGCGCTTACAGATAAGCTAACCCCCAAAAATACTGCGATACTATCTTACGGGTTAATCATCGTTGCCTGTTTAGTTATGTATACAGGATACAGCAGCGTATGGGCATACATCATATGCTTTTGTCTCTTATGGGGATGCCTAGGCGGATGGTTGGCTATAGCTCCAACAGCTACTGCAAGCTATTTTGGGATGAAAGATAATGCAAAGAATTACGGTCTTGTCTATACAGCTTACGGTGCTGGAGCAATCATAGGTGGAATTGTATCTGCACAGGCGAAGGATATCTTAGGAGCGTTCCAACCATTCTTCCTGATTGTTGCTGGGCTCTCTGTTATAGGCATTTTCATTGCCTTCGCTCTAATGAAGCCACCAGTTGCAAAGCACGCATAA
- a CDS encoding flavodoxin domain-containing protein, producing the protein MKIGIVVYSQTGNTYQVAEKLQETLSDKGHSVNIERINVADEKQRDLNKIQVLSIPDLSTYDALVFGSPVHAFSLSHPMTAFMSQIPTLQDKRITCFVTKGLPLNSTGGNQAIGIMKKICESKGGDVCGSGIIVWKKDREKQISKLTEEMCRLF; encoded by the coding sequence ATGAAGATTGGCATAGTAGTATATTCTCAAACTGGAAATACATATCAAGTTGCCGAGAAACTTCAGGAAACTCTTTCGGATAAGGGGCATTCTGTTAATATTGAAAGGATAAATGTGGCTGATGAAAAGCAGAGAGATTTAAATAAAATTCAGGTCTTATCTATCCCCGATTTATCAACATATGATGCTTTAGTATTTGGGTCACCTGTACATGCATTCTCTCTTTCACATCCGATGACCGCCTTCATGTCTCAAATTCCCACCCTTCAAGATAAGAGGATAACATGCTTCGTAACAAAGGGCTTACCGTTAAATAGTACGGGGGGAAATCAGGCAATTGGAATAATGAAGAAAATCTGTGAATCCAAAGGCGGAGATGTATGTGGATCTGGAATTATAGTCTGGAAAAAAGACCGAGAGAAACAGATTTCAAAGTTAACTGAAGAAATGTGCAGACTATTTTAA
- a CDS encoding pyridoxamine 5'-phosphate oxidase family protein, with product MKMPANIKDIFEKERIHQLATASKNGEPNCSYVGAKYLLDDETIIIVDNFMKKTLKNILENPNVAIAIIREKEAYQIKGTCEYLTKGPIYEEARKWMKAKGDRYPAKGALLIKVTDIFYSTSDEKAGLSI from the coding sequence ATGAAAATGCCTGCAAACATCAAAGATATTTTTGAAAAGGAGAGAATACATCAACTTGCTACCGCTTCAAAGAACGGAGAACCAAACTGCTCATACGTAGGCGCTAAATATCTATTAGACGATGAAACTATTATAATAGTAGATAACTTTATGAAAAAAACATTAAAAAATATTCTTGAAAATCCAAATGTAGCAATTGCAATAATTAGGGAAAAGGAAGCCTATCAGATTAAAGGAACATGTGAATATTTAACAAAAGGACCCATCTATGAAGAAGCCAGAAAATGGATGAAGGCAAAAGGAGATAGGTATCCTGCGAAAGGGGCCCTATTAATCAAAGTTACCGATATTTTTTACTCAACTTCGGATGAAAAAGCAGGACTTTCAATATAA
- a CDS encoding DUF1801 domain-containing protein has protein sequence MKNDPNTKPAKNVDEYLNALPHDVRATLEGLRKTIKASAPMAEEVISYQIPTYKYHGALVHFMAAKNHCSFFVVNKSILEEFKDELNDYDISGTTIHFTAENPIPKELVEKIVKRRIKENELNKKN, from the coding sequence ATGAAAAATGATCCGAATACAAAGCCTGCAAAAAATGTAGATGAGTATCTTAATGCACTTCCTCATGATGTAAGGGCTACTCTTGAAGGTCTGCGCAAGACTATCAAAGCTTCTGCCCCTATGGCTGAAGAAGTCATCAGCTACCAGATACCTACTTATAAGTATCACGGGGCATTGGTACACTTTATGGCCGCTAAGAATCATTGTAGTTTCTTTGTAGTAAATAAATCTATTTTAGAAGAATTTAAAGATGAGCTCAATGACTATGACATATCTGGAACAACCATCCATTTCACAGCTGAAAATCCAATACCAAAAGAACTTGTTGAAAAAATAGTTAAGCGTAGAATCAAAGAAAATGAATTAAATAAAAAAAATTAA
- a CDS encoding DUF3795 domain-containing protein — MASSAEDISMKHIGCCGAYCKTCPALINKSCRGCKLGYDAGERDISKAKCEMKVCCIKQNYKTCADCPDYPNCQIIQSYYNKNGYKYTKYRQALEFIRENGYTKFIKISEKWKNAYGKY, encoded by the coding sequence ATGGCCTCAAGTGCTGAAGATATCTCTATGAAACATATTGGATGTTGTGGAGCATATTGCAAGACATGCCCCGCATTAATCAACAAAAGTTGTCGAGGATGTAAACTTGGATACGATGCAGGAGAACGAGATATAAGTAAAGCAAAGTGTGAGATGAAGGTCTGCTGTATTAAGCAAAACTACAAAACTTGCGCAGATTGCCCTGATTATCCTAATTGTCAGATAATTCAAAGTTATTATAATAAAAATGGGTACAAATACACGAAATACAGGCAGGCTCTTGAGTTTATTAGGGAAAATGGGTATACTAAATTCATCAAAATCTCTGAGAAATGGAAAAATGCTTATGGAAAATATTAG
- a CDS encoding NAD(P)-dependent oxidoreductase, which translates to MKVGFIGTGVMGTPMASNILKSGYELMCYNRAKDKLSNLKDKGSLVANSVQELIKWSDVIIFMLTTPEVIESTLLNKIEDPTIYEGKTIVNMGTISPSFSIKLNEQFKKYNAKYIDAPVSGSRKPAEEGKLIILTSGDPLIADNLAPLFKTMGNKITYCGEIPKASMVKLSVNLLILHMMEGFSEMINFAKKGNIDLNILFEIILSGQVSNDLYKMKYPNYLKCEFPVQGSVKNGIKDLKLITETAKENEAYIPLTNLNLQMYLKAKELGYEEEDFSAIIKVLEG; encoded by the coding sequence ATGAAGGTTGGTTTTATTGGAACAGGTGTCATGGGAACTCCAATGGCCTCAAACATTCTAAAATCTGGATACGAGCTCATGTGCTATAATCGTGCCAAGGATAAATTATCTAATCTAAAAGACAAAGGCTCTTTAGTTGCCAATTCAGTTCAGGAATTAATTAAATGGTCAGACGTAATAATTTTTATGTTGACAACTCCTGAAGTTATAGAATCTACTTTGCTAAATAAAATAGAAGACCCAACTATATATGAGGGCAAAACAATAGTTAATATGGGAACAATATCTCCATCTTTTTCAATTAAATTAAATGAACAATTTAAAAAGTACAATGCTAAATATATTGACGCTCCAGTCTCCGGCTCTAGAAAACCTGCAGAAGAAGGAAAATTGATTATACTAACTAGTGGAGATCCCTTAATTGCCGATAATCTCGCCCCTTTATTCAAAACTATGGGCAATAAGATAACATACTGTGGCGAGATACCAAAAGCATCTATGGTTAAATTATCAGTGAATCTATTGATACTACATATGATGGAAGGATTTAGTGAAATGATTAATTTTGCAAAAAAGGGAAATATAGACTTGAACATTCTCTTTGAAATAATTCTTTCAGGCCAAGTGTCTAATGACCTTTACAAGATGAAATATCCGAATTACCTTAAATGTGAATTTCCGGTTCAAGGGTCCGTAAAAAACGGTATAAAAGACCTCAAGCTAATAACAGAAACGGCCAAAGAAAACGAGGCATATATTCCTCTAACTAATCTAAATCTTCAAATGTACCTCAAGGCAAAAGAGTTGGGGTACGAGGAAGAAGATTTCTCTGCTATAATAAAAGTATTAGAAGGCTAG
- a CDS encoding ferredoxin has product MKVHIKQEECILCGNCSSTCPEVFILVPGESSKITEGYRGKNDSEGEIDESLVDCVQSAIDSCPVEIISLE; this is encoded by the coding sequence ATGAAAGTTCATATAAAACAAGAAGAATGTATTCTATGTGGAAATTGCAGCTCAACATGCCCTGAAGTTTTTATTCTAGTTCCTGGAGAGAGTTCTAAAATTACCGAAGGGTATCGGGGCAAAAATGATTCAGAAGGAGAAATAGATGAAAGCTTAGTAGATTGTGTGCAGTCAGCTATAGATTCCTGCCCTGTTGAGATTATATCGTTAGAATAA
- a CDS encoding MtaA/CmuA family methyltransferase, whose product MALREMTPYRRFISAITGGRVDRIPVMTFSNYCKELMASTNVTWPACQIDSKVMAQFQEGRYKVWGVDVLYSHNDLVSEATMLGAEIDIGTDIRHPSVKKHVLENTNPLEYDLPKNILLKGRNPIVEGSAKILVEKYEKYVPVLRAVTGPMTIAGHLWGVDRILMWSKQEEKKFEACLDICTDLCIEVIRNSVDSSGVDGFSMPDPTASGDLLDPKDFQNFLEPCYRRITKETKDTVSMLHICGDTRGYMDRIPHSGFDAFSFEAPGTSVKEAVIGLGDRITLVGSVETIPVIMQGSNDHVYTQSLRDIVDGVDILAPACGTPPFTPNANIMAMVQASKLKI is encoded by the coding sequence TTGGCATTAAGAGAAATGACACCATATAGAAGATTTATTTCTGCCATAACTGGAGGTAGAGTTGATAGAATTCCCGTGATGACATTCTCAAATTATTGTAAAGAATTAATGGCTTCAACAAACGTTACTTGGCCAGCATGTCAGATTGATTCAAAAGTCATGGCACAGTTTCAAGAGGGCAGGTACAAGGTCTGGGGGGTTGATGTGTTATATTCACACAATGATTTAGTATCCGAAGCAACTATGCTTGGAGCAGAGATTGATATTGGAACAGATATTAGACATCCTTCAGTTAAAAAGCATGTGTTAGAAAATACCAATCCCTTGGAATATGATTTACCAAAAAACATTTTACTCAAAGGAAGAAATCCAATAGTTGAAGGATCAGCTAAGATTCTCGTTGAAAAATACGAAAAATATGTGCCGGTCCTAAGGGCTGTTACGGGCCCAATGACCATCGCAGGTCACCTTTGGGGTGTTGACAGAATATTAATGTGGTCAAAGCAAGAAGAAAAGAAGTTTGAAGCATGTCTTGATATTTGTACTGATCTTTGTATTGAAGTAATCAGAAACTCCGTTGACTCAAGTGGAGTAGATGGATTCTCTATGCCAGACCCTACAGCATCAGGAGACTTACTTGACCCAAAAGATTTCCAGAATTTTCTTGAGCCCTGTTACAGGAGAATAACAAAAGAGACTAAAGATACCGTTTCAATGTTACACATTTGCGGTGACACAAGAGGGTATATGGACAGAATCCCACACTCTGGATTTGACGCATTCTCATTTGAGGCCCCTGGAACATCAGTAAAGGAAGCCGTAATAGGTCTTGGAGACAGAATTACATTAGTAGGTAGTGTAGAAACTATTCCTGTAATAATGCAAGGTTCTAATGACCACGTTTATACTCAATCATTAAGGGACATCGTTGACGGCGTAGACATTCTAGCACCTGCCTGTGGAACTCCTCCCTTTACTCCAAATGCAAATATAATGGCAATGGTTCAAGCGAGCAAGTTAAAAATTTAA